The Hemibagrus wyckioides isolate EC202008001 linkage group LG25, SWU_Hwy_1.0, whole genome shotgun sequence genome has a segment encoding these proteins:
- the LOC131345686 gene encoding probable serine/threonine-protein kinase MARK-A isoform X2 — MATLVMRNCTEAFVPHPEEEEKKEYHSCSKGDDDVLQREEKYLSHGEIYAFPGPLMRANMQKDELMKFIQQKCQECLLHLDDPQQQKSYFFWTIMEHFHKKNGRVMMAEIGALLFKGYSLLRRKLQHVENQENWCLRLARFLCSATPDDRHRKDIINMGDRFASRGWTFAAHICYVVAQVDLGSQPRFKLIGCNSLPEKKSATREAIERTEVYEYLLSLSSGFGQKHFQEYKCIHAYELAEVGLDAMALEYCEVIATTVLRFPKHIQSIVLEWLISLSKKLLQRKKAEEPEWLMKLRQLLKDKAEIRSSPDKPNCTSSDSEEHLEFDPSVHSEFNSRYTVGELLGTGGFGSVFAGVRKADEQPVAIKVMTKDPHDIFIAIPGETLKLPLEVALMKMVSKPPSCENMVELLEWFETSDIYILVLERPVPCMDLYRFCKLNNRRLSESVAREVMRQVVQAAHHCCLRGVLHRDIKPNNILINPDTLLVKLIDFGCGDLLIYEPYREYAGTDGYYPPEWVLQREYFGVPATVWSLGIVLYELVHGELPFMSDEELTDGRLCFHSGVSEECCDLIRLCLEQDPSSRPGFSEIQAHKWFKKESQDSVQDPSC, encoded by the exons ATGGCGACGCTAGTGATGAGAAACTGCACTGAGGCTTTTGTGCCTCatcctgaagaagaagaaaaaaaagaatatcatTCATGCAGTAAAG GGGACGACGACGTCCTGCAGCGTGAAGAGAAATACTTGTCTCATGGAGAGATTTATGCATTTCCTGGTCCTCTGATGAG ggctAATATGCAGAAGGACGAGCTGATGAAGTTTATCCAGCAGAAATGTCAGGAGTGTTTGCTTCACCTGGACGATCCTCAGCAACAGAAATCCTATTTCTTCTGGACCATTATGGAACATTTCCATAAGAAAAATGGA AGAGTAATGATGGCTGAAATCGGCGCGCTGCTCTTCAAGGGCTACAGCCTTCTGAGGAGAAAG CTGCAACATGTGGAGAACCAGGAGAACTGGTGTCTTCGTCTGGCGCGGTTTTTATGCTCCGCTACTCCAGATGATCGACACAGAAAAGACATTATAAATATGGGAGACAGGTTTG CCTCCAGAGGATGGACCTTTGCAGCACACATCTGCTACGTGGTGGCGCAAGTGGATCTGGGATCACAGCCACGATTTAAACTGATTGGATGTAACag TTTGCCAGAAAAGAAATCAGCCACAAGGGAGGCGATCGAGAGAACTGAGGTCTACGAGTACCTGCTGTCTCTGAGCTCAGGGTTCGGCCAGAAGCACTTCCAG GAATACAAGTGTATTCATGCCTATGAGCTAGCCGAGGTTGGACTTGATGCTATGGCGCTGGAGTACTGTGAGGTCATCGCTACAACGGTCCTCAGATTCCCTAAGCACATCCAGAGCATTGTGCTGGAATGGCTAATATCG CTCTCTAAGAAGCTGCTTCAAAGGAAGAAAGCAGAAGAACCCGAGTGGCTGATGAAACTTCGCCAGCTGCTGAAAGACAAAGCAGAAATTCGTAGCTCTCCTGATAAACCAAATTGCACCAGCTCTGATTCTGAGGAACATCTGGAGTTCGACCCTTCAGTTCACA gtgagtTTAATTCACGGTACACTGTGGGAGAGCTGCTGGGGACAGGAGGCTTCGGCTCAGTCTTCGCTGGAGTCCGTAAGGCAGATGAACAACCG GTGGCCATCAAAGTGATGACCAAAGATCCCCATGATATATTCATCGCCATC ccCGGAGAGACGCTCAAGCTCCCTCTAGAGGTGGCGTTAATGAAGATGGTGTCCAAGCCTCCTTCTTGTGAGAACATGGTGGAGCTGCTGGAATGGTTCGAGACGTCTGATATCTACATCTTGGTGCTGGAGCGCCCCGTCCCCTGCATGGACCTCTATCGGTTCTGTAAGCTTAACAACCGTCGACTGTCTGAATCGGTGGCTCGAGAGGTCATGAGGCAGGTGGTTCAGGCTGCTCATCACTGCTGTTTACGTGGAGTTCTTCACCGTGACATCAAGCCTAACAATATTCTGATCAATCCTGACACGCTTTTGGTGAAACTGATCGACtttggctgtggggatttgttgATATATGAGCCCTACAGGGAGTATGCAG GCACTGATGGTTACTATCCTCCTGAGTGGGTTCTCCAAAGAGAGTATTTCGGCGTTCCTGCTACTGTCTGGAGTCTGGGTATAGTCCTTTATGAACTGGTCCATGGAGAATTGCCCTTCATGAGCGATGAAGAGCTTACTGATGGACGACTGTGCTTCCATTCTGgtgtgtctgagg AGTGCTGCGATCTGATTCGCCTCTGCCTGGAACAGGACCCTTCTTCTCGGCCAGGTTTCAGTGAAATCCAGGCCCACAAGTGGTTTAAGAAGGAAAGTCAGGACTCAGTCCAAG ACCCCTCCTGCTGA